A window from Acidobacteriota bacterium encodes these proteins:
- a CDS encoding VWA domain-containing protein, protein MTLRATAAAALIAAACIIGLGATGAQPPDIPAQPPSFRAGVDVVSLNVTVTDREGRFVTDLDESSFRIYEDGVQQDINFFTRTQLPIALALLIDTSASMDEKMATAQEAAIGFAQRLRPEDLAEIVDFDGRVNILQPFTNDVEQLERAIQRTAAGGSTSLYNAIYIALRELAKAPLREADLRREAIIVLSDGEDTSSLVSFDEVLELSKRSNTAIFSIGLQSDDSRSRTGFREADFVLRQLAQETGGRAFFPERIEELPAIYRQISDELSSQYSVGYISANPLRNGLWRRVVVRVDRDAVSARTKQGYYAPRG, encoded by the coding sequence ATCATCGGGCTGGGTGCGACCGGCGCCCAACCCCCGGACATCCCGGCCCAACCGCCGTCGTTCCGGGCCGGGGTCGACGTCGTCTCCCTCAACGTGACGGTCACCGATCGGGAAGGGCGCTTCGTCACCGACCTGGACGAATCCAGCTTCCGGATCTACGAGGACGGCGTCCAGCAGGACATCAACTTCTTCACCAGAACGCAGTTGCCGATCGCGCTCGCGCTGCTCATCGACACCAGCGCGAGCATGGACGAGAAGATGGCGACGGCGCAGGAGGCGGCCATCGGCTTCGCGCAACGGCTGCGCCCCGAGGACCTCGCCGAGATCGTCGACTTCGACGGCCGCGTCAACATCCTGCAACCGTTCACCAACGACGTCGAGCAGCTCGAGCGCGCCATCCAGCGGACCGCGGCCGGCGGGTCGACCTCCCTCTACAACGCGATATACATCGCTCTGCGGGAGCTGGCCAAGGCGCCGCTCCGGGAGGCCGACCTGCGGCGCGAGGCGATCATCGTGCTGTCGGACGGCGAGGACACCTCGAGCCTGGTGAGCTTCGACGAGGTCCTGGAGCTGTCGAAGCGCTCGAACACCGCCATCTTCTCCATCGGACTGCAGTCCGACGACAGCCGGTCCCGCACCGGCTTCCGCGAAGCGGACTTCGTGCTGCGGCAACTGGCGCAGGAGACCGGCGGACGGGCGTTCTTCCCGGAGAGGATCGAAGAGCTGCCCGCGATCTACCGGCAGATTTCCGACGAGCTCTCGAGCCAGTACTCCGTCGGCTACATCTCCGCGAACCCGCTGCGGAACGGCCTGTGGCGGCGGGTCGTCGTGCGGGTCGACCGCGACGCGGTGTCCGCACGGACCAAGCAGGGCTACTACGCCCCCCGGGGCTGA
- a CDS encoding glutamyl-tRNA reductase, whose product MHLFLLGASHHSAPVDLRERIDFARRGIPEALAAIVETTGLAEVVVLSTCNRAEIYAHSETSGRLAETLAGFMSAFHDVPEPELAPHLYNRQGGDAARHLFRVVAGLDSLVVGEPQILGQVKDAFSIAAERGFTGAALNRLFHTSFTVGKRVRSETGLGEGAVSVSYAAISLARKIFGDLAGRRALVVGAGEMAELTATHLRAQNVGRIGVANRSAARAAVLAATVDGVAVPWEGITAELTTTDIVLTATGAPRWLLTRAQVAEAMRPRRDRPLFMIDIGLPRDVEPSASDVEQVFLYNIDDLQSIVRDNLARRQTQVDRAELMVREEVDGFMRWLRSRGAVPTVVALRKHFERTRQQELERLAPKLASLPPAARTRVEEVTRLLVEKLLSSPTQQLKAAPDEEAVAADADTLSRLFGLDERAAEERRRTLRDREPAGATTGRPPAPRNR is encoded by the coding sequence ATGCATCTGTTTCTGCTCGGGGCGAGCCACCACAGCGCACCGGTCGATCTGCGGGAGCGGATCGACTTTGCCCGCCGCGGCATCCCGGAAGCGCTGGCGGCAATCGTGGAAACCACCGGTCTCGCCGAAGTGGTGGTCCTCTCGACCTGCAACCGCGCAGAAATATACGCGCATTCCGAGACTTCCGGGCGGCTGGCCGAGACGTTGGCGGGGTTCATGAGTGCGTTCCACGACGTGCCGGAACCGGAGCTGGCCCCGCACCTCTACAACCGCCAGGGCGGCGACGCGGCCCGCCACCTGTTCCGCGTGGTCGCCGGGTTGGATTCTCTGGTGGTGGGCGAGCCGCAGATCCTGGGCCAGGTCAAGGATGCCTTCTCCATCGCCGCGGAACGGGGATTCACCGGGGCGGCGCTGAACCGCCTGTTTCACACTTCCTTTACGGTCGGCAAGCGGGTGCGCAGCGAGACCGGGCTCGGCGAGGGCGCCGTCTCGGTCAGCTACGCGGCAATCTCCTTGGCGCGCAAGATATTCGGCGACCTCGCCGGCCGGCGGGCGCTGGTGGTCGGGGCGGGCGAGATGGCGGAGCTCACCGCCACGCATCTGCGTGCCCAGAACGTCGGGCGGATCGGCGTCGCCAACCGGAGTGCCGCGCGCGCCGCCGTTCTCGCCGCGACGGTCGACGGCGTGGCGGTGCCATGGGAAGGAATCACGGCCGAGCTGACGACCACCGACATCGTGCTCACCGCCACCGGGGCCCCCCGCTGGCTGCTCACCCGCGCGCAGGTCGCCGAGGCGATGCGGCCCCGGCGCGACCGGCCGCTGTTCATGATCGACATCGGCCTGCCGCGCGACGTCGAGCCGTCGGCCAGCGACGTGGAGCAGGTCTTCCTCTACAACATCGACGATCTGCAGTCGATAGTCCGGGACAACCTGGCGCGGCGGCAGACCCAGGTCGACCGGGCGGAGCTGATGGTGCGCGAGGAGGTCGACGGCTTCATGCGCTGGCTCCGCTCGCGCGGCGCCGTTCCCACGGTGGTTGCGCTAAGGAAACACTTCGAGCGGACGCGGCAACAGGAGCTGGAGCGGCTCGCGCCCAAGCTGGCCTCGCTGCCGCCGGCAGCGCGGACGCGCGTGGAGGAGGTCACGCGGCTGCTGGTGGAGAAGCTGCTGTCGTCGCCGACCCAGCAGCTCAAGGCCGCGCCGGACGAAGAGGCCGTGGCCGCCGACGCCGACACGCTCAGCCGGCTGTTCGGACTCGACGAGAGAGCGGCCGAGGAACGGCGTCGCACGCTGCGCGATCGCGAGCCGGCGGGCGCCACCACCGGACGCCCTCCGGCCCCGAGGAACCGGTGA
- the hemC gene encoding hydroxymethylbilane synthase → MRRLRVGTRGSPLARWQAEAVAGALVRAGAPPVELVLIRTSGDRLSSKPISSTGGKRLFVKEIEEALIDGRVDLAVHSAKDLPAERLAGLSVQAVLPREDARDAVVAPRSCERPAADPAAIFAPDRAPRVGTGSVRRTAQLRHAYPHLEVAPIRGNVGTRLDKLEAGGFDLLVLATAGLVRLNLAARIAVRLPFDICVPAPGQGIVCAEHRGDDGEMRDLLSAIADRDASAALEAERTLVTALGADCQVPLGAVTTVAGDDLFLRGVVASPDGARLVRHEASGSLAGAADLGARVAAGLLAGGAGPLLEAART, encoded by the coding sequence GTGAGACGGCTGCGGGTCGGGACGCGCGGCAGCCCCCTCGCCCGCTGGCAGGCGGAAGCCGTGGCCGGCGCCCTCGTGCGTGCGGGGGCCCCCCCCGTCGAGCTGGTGCTCATCAGGACCAGCGGCGACCGCCTGTCCTCGAAGCCGATCTCCAGCACCGGAGGCAAGCGGCTGTTCGTCAAGGAGATCGAAGAAGCGCTGATCGACGGGCGGGTCGACCTCGCCGTCCACAGCGCCAAGGATCTGCCGGCCGAACGCTTGGCGGGGCTGAGCGTGCAGGCGGTGCTGCCGCGCGAGGACGCGCGCGACGCGGTCGTGGCGCCGCGGTCGTGCGAACGCCCCGCCGCGGACCCGGCAGCGATCTTCGCACCCGACCGGGCTCCGCGGGTCGGCACCGGCAGCGTGCGCCGAACCGCGCAACTGCGGCACGCGTATCCCCACCTCGAAGTCGCCCCGATCCGCGGCAACGTCGGCACGCGGCTCGACAAGCTCGAGGCAGGAGGCTTCGACCTGCTGGTGCTGGCCACGGCGGGGCTGGTGCGGCTGAACCTGGCCGCGCGCATCGCGGTCCGGCTGCCGTTCGATATCTGCGTCCCGGCCCCCGGCCAGGGGATCGTCTGCGCCGAGCACCGCGGCGACGACGGCGAGATGCGCGATCTGCTCTCGGCTATCGCGGATCGCGATGCCTCGGCCGCGCTGGAAGCGGAGCGCACGCTCGTCACCGCGCTGGGGGCGGACTGTCAGGTGCCGCTGGGAGCCGTGACGACCGTCGCCGGGGACGATCTGTTTCTGCGCGGCGTAGTCGCCTCGCCGGACGGGGCCAGGCTGGTGCGTCACGAGGCCAGCGGATCGCTGGCAGGCGCCGCCGATCTGGGTGCCCGGGTCGCGGCCGGGCTTCTGGCCGGGGGCGCCGGACCGTTGCTGGAGGCGGCCCGGACCTGA
- a CDS encoding uroporphyrinogen-III synthase — MAHETRPLAGKRILVTRPQAQAPELAERLDALGAESIEAPAIRIVPPDDMQPLDDACAAAASFAWIVFTSANAVDAFLQRLDGPGGGDGKLAGVQICAIGPATAARLARHGLSVDLAPADHRGEGVSDALRAARDLRGTRILLPRADIARPLLPDALRAAGAAVTEVTAYRTVAATAWPGADVRELLDRRRIDAVTFTSASAVRAVAQSLGAVRAVELLRPTVVAAIGPVTARAAEQLGVETTVMPSTYTTQALAQALADYFTGTPAAHSA, encoded by the coding sequence ATGGCTCACGAAACGCGACCGCTGGCCGGAAAGCGGATCCTGGTGACGCGCCCGCAGGCGCAGGCCCCCGAGCTGGCCGAGCGGCTGGACGCTCTGGGCGCCGAGTCGATCGAGGCGCCGGCGATCCGCATCGTTCCGCCGGACGACATGCAACCTCTCGACGACGCGTGCGCCGCCGCGGCTTCATTCGCCTGGATCGTGTTCACGTCGGCCAACGCCGTCGACGCCTTCCTGCAGCGCCTCGACGGCCCGGGCGGGGGTGACGGGAAGCTCGCGGGGGTTCAGATCTGCGCCATCGGTCCGGCGACCGCGGCACGGCTCGCGCGGCACGGACTGTCCGTGGATCTGGCGCCGGCCGACCATCGCGGCGAAGGCGTGAGCGATGCGCTCCGGGCTGCGCGCGACTTGCGCGGGACGCGCATCCTGCTGCCGCGGGCCGACATCGCACGGCCGCTCCTGCCCGATGCATTGCGGGCGGCGGGGGCCGCGGTGACGGAGGTCACCGCGTACCGCACGGTGGCCGCAACCGCATGGCCGGGGGCCGACGTACGCGAGCTGCTCGACCGGCGCAGGATCGATGCGGTGACGTTCACCAGCGCATCCGCCGTCCGCGCAGTCGCGCAGTCGCTCGGCGCGGTGCGGGCCGTCGAGCTGTTGCGCCCGACCGTCGTGGCGGCGATCGGTCCCGTCACGGCCCGGGCCGCCGAGCAGCTCGGGGTGGAGACGACGGTGATGCCGTCCACGTACACTACGCAGGCGCTCGCACAGGCGCTTGCGGACTATTTCACCGGAACGCCGGCAGCGCACTCCGCCTGA
- the hemB gene encoding porphobilinogen synthase, translating to MTTTAAPSPAGVARKRAPDETLDLRRRPRRLRRSAAIRGMVRETRFSPDGLVYPLFVCEGEGVRREVPSMPGVYQLSVDEAVAETAAAAGDGVRSVLLFGLPHDEDKDEIGSPADDPGAPVQAAIRAIKDETPDILVVTDVCLCEYTSHGHCGIVDGDVIVNDATVERLARTAVSHAEAGADVVAPSDMMDGRVGAIRDALDAARFTDVAIMSYAAKYCSAYYGPFRDAADSAPAFGDRRTHQMDPANVEEALREVALDLEEGADIVMVKPALHYLDVIARVKEEFGYPTAAYHVSGEYAMLKAAARNGWLDEDRALREMLTAITRAGADIVITYYARVAARMLD from the coding sequence ATGACTACCACCGCTGCTCCCTCGCCAGCGGGCGTCGCGCGGAAGCGGGCGCCCGACGAGACGCTGGACCTGCGCCGCCGCCCCCGGCGCCTGCGCCGGTCTGCCGCGATCCGCGGCATGGTGCGCGAAACGCGGTTCTCCCCCGACGGGCTGGTCTATCCCCTGTTCGTCTGCGAGGGCGAGGGCGTGCGGCGGGAGGTGCCGTCGATGCCGGGCGTGTACCAGTTGTCGGTCGATGAGGCCGTCGCCGAAACGGCCGCCGCCGCAGGCGACGGCGTGCGGTCGGTCCTGCTGTTCGGCCTGCCGCACGACGAGGACAAGGACGAGATCGGCAGCCCGGCGGACGATCCCGGCGCGCCGGTCCAGGCCGCGATCCGGGCCATCAAGGACGAGACGCCGGACATTCTGGTCGTGACCGACGTGTGCCTCTGCGAGTACACGTCGCATGGTCACTGCGGCATCGTCGACGGGGACGTCATCGTCAACGACGCCACGGTCGAACGGCTCGCACGCACGGCCGTCTCGCACGCGGAAGCGGGGGCCGACGTGGTCGCCCCCTCCGACATGATGGACGGGCGGGTCGGCGCGATCCGCGACGCGCTCGACGCCGCGCGCTTCACCGACGTCGCGATCATGAGCTACGCCGCCAAGTACTGCTCGGCCTACTACGGCCCGTTCCGCGACGCGGCCGACTCGGCGCCCGCGTTCGGCGATCGGCGGACCCACCAGATGGATCCGGCCAACGTGGAGGAGGCCCTGCGCGAGGTGGCGCTCGATCTGGAGGAAGGCGCCGACATCGTCATGGTGAAGCCGGCGCTGCATTACCTGGACGTCATCGCGCGGGTCAAGGAGGAGTTCGGCTACCCGACCGCGGCCTACCACGTCAGCGGCGAGTACGCCATGCTGAAAGCGGCCGCCCGCAACGGTTGGCTGGACGAGGACCGGGCGCTACGGGAAATGCTCACCGCCATCACGCGCGCCGGGGCCGACATCGTCATCACCTACTACGCGCGAGTGGCCGCCCGCATGCTGGACTGA